DNA from Leptospira bandrabouensis:
TTTGAACCCCTTTTTAAGCAGGCCATTATTCTTAGTATTGCCTACCATTCTCATTTATATTTGGTGTATGCTACGTATTTTTAGAAGGATTTCCAAACAAATCCGTTGGAGTACATTTAGAAAAAATTACACATTAAAAATCGGAATCATCATCGTGGGATTTTGTTTGGCATTGTCTTTCAATGGACTCATCACTTTGGCCCGAGGTGGACAAACGGCACACCAACTATCAGGAATTGCCATTGGAGTATTTTTGTGTTTTTTATATGTGTTAAGACAAAGCTATCCCGATTTCTTTTTGGAAGTTAGAAAAATTGTAGAAGATGAAAAAAAGGCAAAAATTTCTCAGATTTCCAAATTGGATCATAACGAAGTCCGAAATAAACTCGAGAATTTATTTGAAAAAGAAAAAATCTATCGCGAAGAGAAACTGAGCCTTCGTGAATTAGCGGAACGAATCGACCTAAGTTCTCATCAACTTTCCGAATTTTTAAACACGGAGATCAAACAAAGTTTTTACCAATACACCAATTATTACCGAGTGAAAGAAGCTAAGGAAAAAATCGAAAAAGAACCGGATCGGTCACTCCTTGCCATTGCCTATGATGTAGGGTTTGGGTCCAAATCTACGTTCAATGAGGCCTTTAAAAAAGAAACAGGCACCACTCCAAGAGAATATAGAGAAAAAATTCTAAAAAAACATCCAGTTGGATCCAGTCGGTCGTAGTTTTCAATCCAATTCGATCGATCCAGACGATTCGGATTCTTTTTCGTAGTAGGATGGATTCATGTTTGAGAGGGGAGTTCCAAAAAATTCCGCTGAAAACAAATTTGATTGAAAGGATAAATCCTATGAAAAAGAAAATCAGTTTAGTACTCGCTATCGTGTTTGCCACTCAAGCAGCATTTGCAGCACCAGCCAACCAAATGAGCGTAAAAGAAGCCGCAAAAATTTTGGTAAACAATGGAATGACAAACAAAGAAGCACATGAGTATCTAAAAGCTCATATCACTCCAGCTGAGTTTTCCCGAATCAGTAGAGAAATTAAAAATGCTGAATTTGCAGGAACACTCGACCAAGACTTAGATAGAATTGCTTCTTCTATTCAATTGAAACAATCTACTGGAAACTATTTACACGGATCAAACTTTAGAGTTTTAGAAAACGTATTAGCTTCTGTGACTGTTGTTGCAGTTGTTGGTTTGGTGATTCATGCAGGTGGACTCAGTAATGTAGTTACTGGTGGAATGTATGATTCAGTGGGACTTGGATTATAGTCCTAACAGCTACCAATCATAAATTTAAAAACCTTGTTTCCTCGGGTAAACCAAACGATGCGAAACAAGGTCTTTTTGTAACAAATTTAATTGATAGAGTATAACAAAATGAAGAATAAAAAATTTAGTAGAAATGTTTGGATGAAAAAAATCTACACCTTGTTTTCTGTTTTTGTTTTTACTTCGAGCCTTGGTTTATACTCAGAAACAAAAAAAGAAAATCAAGTTTTGGATTGGGACAGTGAACGTAAGTTGTTCATCCATAAAAATGTTACCTTAGAAGAATTAAATCTCAAATCAAAAACAAATTATATATTAGATCACTTCTCTATCTATTCTGGTTTGGAAGAAAACCCCATGACAATCAGTCAAATCGAGGGAAATCTAAAATACCTTACCTTAGGTTACCAACTTCAAAAAATAGAATCTAGGTGGAAAAACATTGCTTTAACTTCTGGAACCAAAGATAAAATTACAGAATTTTATCCAAGAATCATTGTTCGAGTTAATGCACCGTATGCTTATTCGCCGACGGAATATATTGATTCCAAAGTTACTCTCAAAAATACTGCATTGACAATCCCTCCATCCGAATCTAATGGAAAATGGCAAAGTGAATTATGGTTCGCTCCAAAATGGGATGTTCCTGTTTTAAGTACATTTGCTTTTGAGAGGATTATTGATACGGCAACATGCCCTGATGCGATTTATCATGAATATACACATTTAATCACTGGAAAATATTTGGGAAACAATGCCATTGGAAGGTCGTTAGCAGAAGGGTTATCGGATTATTATGCAGCTTCTTTATTGGATCACCCAGTATTATATACTCATAAAACATGTGAAGCGGTCAAACGCCAACTCCTAGTTTCTACTTTTCGTTTGGACCGAGAAATCGGAATTTATGATTCATCTATCGAATCAGATTTTAAAAAAGATTTCGCCTTTATCCCCTCTTTGTTATGGCAATACAGGCAAATGGTTGGGGCAGAACTTGCGGATGTAACTATTTTCCAAGCGATAGAGAATACTAATCTAGGGGATCGTTTTTTCCCAGAATTTATCAATACCCTTTCCACTTCTCTTTATAAGGAACTTAAAAAAAGAAATGGGGAACAAGTGGCAACGGATATGGTTCAAAAAGTGGAAGATTCTGTTTGGATTCCCCATGGAGTTTATTCAAAGTATAGCAGAAAAAAAATAGTTTTCTCTTATCTTCCAAAAACATCGATTAAAGTTCCGAATTCTGATGAAAAGTCTAATGAATTTTGTGGTGTGAAAAACGAATTAGAGTTTTATTGGAAAGATTTCAGTTTAGAAGAACCTACTCTTAGGTTCTATTGGAATTGTAACCAAGTAAAAATTCCAATGGTCATACAGATAGAGCAGTCAAATCCGATTAACTATCTACTTGATTCGAATCTACGGTTTATCAATGGGAAACTTAGGTTTGCTAGCCTGAGTGCAGACAAACCAAACCCAAAACTTTCTGAAGAAAACCAAAATTTATACCGCCAAATGTATCAGTATGTACTAGAAAATTATTTCTATAGAAAATCTATGGAGAAAGAAATTCGGCTGTACTTTGATAGTAATAATAATAACCGAATCGATAATATTCGAATGGAATTTGCTTATTTAGGGAATTCTAAAAAACGTTTTCGTTATAGTTTTGTTCCTGTTAATGGCGAGTCCTATTAACAGGGAATACTATGTGATATTCTGCTCCGGCATTCCCATGAAAGTTGAGTTTGCCGGAAAGTTGAGACGTTAACATATTAACTAAAGTCAAACCAAATCCAGGATTTTCAGCGTTAATCATTTGAGAATCGAATCCTTTCCCATTATCTTTTATACATAAATGGTAATTCTCTTCTTCTTTCCATACCTTAATTTGAATTTCCAATTCTTTAGAAGAATCTCTTGCATATTTAAGACTATTGGTCAGTAGTTCATTGGTGATAATTCCCACTGCTTGTAGTTGATCGGAAGTGAGTTGGACACTGATAATATCTGTTTCTAATTTTACCTGATAAGGGAATAACGATATAATTTCTTGTGATAATGGTATTAGGTATTCATCTAACCGAAATTCTTGAATAGATTTCCCTGAATACAATTTGTCATAGAGAAGTGACATTGTTTTGATACGGCTTGTTGCATCTTTAAGTGAGTTTGTTAGAAATTCGTTTTCTTGTGATTTCGCTTGTAGGTCCAGGAGGTTGTATAAAATCGCCATATTGTTTTTGATACGATGATGTACTTCTCTTAAGATGACTTCTTTTTCGGAAAGTAGGGATTTTACTTTTTCTTCTGCGATTTTTCTTTCAGTTACATCATGGATGATTGAAAAAAGGAGATGTCTGTTACTTGTTTCGATCGGAGTGGAATACACTTCCACTTGTTTGATTTCCCCATTTGCCAATTTATGTTGAAAGGAAAAATAACTTCTTTCTTCGGAAAGTGCACGCATTCTCTCTTGTTTTACTTCTTCTTCTGGAAGAATATTGATATCTTTGATTTTCATCTTTATCAGAACTTCATGCGGATATCCATAATATTGAACTGCTGTTTGGTTGGCATTAATGATCTCACCTGTATTTGGTTCAATGATAAGCATCACAGAAGAGTTCTTTTCAAAAAAATCACGAAACCTTCGTTCACTTTCTGTTAGTCGAGTAGAAACTATCGATTTTTCTATGGCTATGCTAACTAAATCTGCAGTTTCCGAAATGATAAAGATATCAAACTCACTGGGGCTTGCGATTTCACGGTGGTAAATGGCAAAGGTTCCAATAATTTCATTGGTATGAGACTTAATTGGTTCTGACCAACAAGAACGAAGACCAACCTGAATGGCAATCTCATTGTAGTTTTTCCAAAGAGGGCTTGTCTCGATATTTTCTACAATGACTCGATTCCCGGTATATGCAGCCGTACCACAAGAGCCTACTTCCGGTCCAATAGTAACTCCGTCTATAGCTTCGTTGTAAATTTTTGGAAGAGAAGGGGCAGCCCCAATTTTAATTTTGGAATTTTCGATGAGGACAACGGTACAAATCATTGTTGGATTAAGAGTCTCAATCCCAAGAACAATTTCGTTCAGTATCTCGGTAAGGGGTGAATTTTTTACGATGAGTTCTAATACTCCGCTTCGGAAGCATTCAAAGTCGGCAATTCTTTCTGGATCCAGATTGCGGTTTCTTAACTTCACTAAATTCCCACCAAACGCCACTGATCCTCTGAGGGGAAAAACGGTATGTCAAGGTAAAATCGCTTACCGTTAGTTAGCCTTTCTTTTTCCTTGGAATTCCTCTGGACGAAATCAAATCCTGTTCTAGTTTTAGAATTTAAAACTATGAGTCTCTCGAATATAGAAAAAGTCATTGCCATTGATGGGCCTGCCGGCTCCGGAAAAAGTACACTTGCTCGCATGATCGCCCAAAAAATTGGGTATCTCTACTTGGATTCAGGGGCCTATTACAGGGCATTAACCCTTGCTATATGGGAGAAGTTTTTAGAATCAAAAGAGGATGAGTCCAAGTTTCCTTTTTATACAGAGAAATTAGCGGATGCATGCCTTCTGGATCTGGACGAAGCGGAATTTGGTTATTCAGTGGCTAAAATCCCTGTCCATTGCGAACTTTCCTCCACAGGTGAAAATTTAATGTTTCTCGGAGATAGGGACATAAGTCACGAAATCCGCGATCCAGAGATTACCAAAAAAATCCGTTATATTGCCCCAAGACGGGCTTTCCGCGAAATTCTAAACCGCCATATCCGAGAATTTGCAAAAAACCATAAATTGGTTATGGATGGCCGCGATATAGGA
Protein-coding regions in this window:
- a CDS encoding AraC family transcriptional regulator is translated as MTSPFLYFNEYLNFFLLFSALLGFLYAIGEFFSYHKNRKQILLGIIFLGTSYLLFNFYLISSGKIKGLFPLFLTDLPIVACLGVLLDEYFLTILEGKFRSFRRLSYRIVPLVTLFVLIVFWNVWNQKNYEKNLTLDLNPFLSRPLFLVLPTILIYIWCMLRIFRRISKQIRWSTFRKNYTLKIGIIIVGFCLALSFNGLITLARGGQTAHQLSGIAIGVFLCFLYVLRQSYPDFFLEVRKIVEDEKKAKISQISKLDHNEVRNKLENLFEKEKIYREEKLSLRELAERIDLSSHQLSEFLNTEIKQSFYQYTNYYRVKEAKEKIEKEPDRSLLAIAYDVGFGSKSTFNEAFKKETGTTPREYREKILKKHPVGSSRS
- a CDS encoding histidine kinase dimerization/phosphoacceptor domain -containing protein, whose amino-acid sequence is MKLRNRNLDPERIADFECFRSGVLELIVKNSPLTEILNEIVLGIETLNPTMICTVVLIENSKIKIGAAPSLPKIYNEAIDGVTIGPEVGSCGTAAYTGNRVIVENIETSPLWKNYNEIAIQVGLRSCWSEPIKSHTNEIIGTFAIYHREIASPSEFDIFIISETADLVSIAIEKSIVSTRLTESERRFRDFFEKNSSVMLIIEPNTGEIINANQTAVQYYGYPHEVLIKMKIKDINILPEEEVKQERMRALSEERSYFSFQHKLANGEIKQVEVYSTPIETSNRHLLFSIIHDVTERKIAEEKVKSLLSEKEVILREVHHRIKNNMAILYNLLDLQAKSQENEFLTNSLKDATSRIKTMSLLYDKLYSGKSIQEFRLDEYLIPLSQEIISLFPYQVKLETDIISVQLTSDQLQAVGIITNELLTNSLKYARDSSKELEIQIKVWKEEENYHLCIKDNGKGFDSQMINAENPGFGLTLVNMLTSQLSGKLNFHGNAGAEYHIVFPVNRTRH
- the cmk gene encoding (d)CMP kinase, producing the protein MSLSNIEKVIAIDGPAGSGKSTLARMIAQKIGYLYLDSGAYYRALTLAIWEKFLESKEDESKFPFYTEKLADACLLDLDEAEFGYSVAKIPVHCELSSTGENLMFLGDRDISHEIRDPEITKKIRYIAPRRAFREILNRHIREFAKNHKLVMDGRDIGTEVFPKSKFKFFLTASVEVRAKRRYDELVAKGFKADLDHIKEEIVARDESDTTRTVAPLKQASDAILIDTSTLDTETVLNTILSKVSSSGQI